DNA sequence from the Archangium lipolyticum genome:
GAAGCAGGCCGCCAAGGCCAAGCTGCTGGCGCAGGAGTACATCAAGCGCGAGCCCAAGGGCGAGTTCGTGGCCCAGGCCCAGGCGCTGTGAGCCGGGCTCCCGCTTCCCACAAGCGGGACTGATGTCGACGGGCGCGGGGATGGTCTTCATCCCGCGCCCGTTTGCTTGATGTGGGCCGCCCCTCTGTGTAAGGGGAATGGCGTTTTCCAGCAGGGGAGTCCGCGTGAGCGCGCGAGCCGTGAGCCAGTCGAACATCGCTTCGGATCTGCTGTCCCTCACCAAGCCCAGGCTGTCGGGCCTGGTCATCGCCACCACCGCGGGCGGCATGTGGCTGGCCCCGGGTGAGCTGACGGTGAGCCGCATCCTGGTGACGCTGCTGGCCACCTCCGGCACGGTGGGCGCCGCCAACGCGCTCAACTGTTACTGGGAGCGCCACAGCGACCGCTTCATGGCGCGCACCCGCAACCGCCCGCTGCCCTCGGGCCGCATGGAGCCGGCGATGGCGCTGGGCTTCGGCCTGCTGCTGGCGGCCGTGTCCCTGCCCGCGCTCGCCCTGGGCGCCAACCTGCTCACCGCCGGGCTGGGGCTACTGGCACTCATCAGCTACGTGCTCATGTACACGCCCCTCAAGCCGCGCACCTCGACCGCCATGCTGGTGGGCGCGGTGCCCGGCGCGCTCCCTCCGCTCATGGGGTGGACGGCCGTGACGGGGCAGATCGACGCGGGCGGCTACGTCCTCTTCGCCATCCTCTTCCTGTGGCAGATCCCCCACTTCATCGCCATCGCCCTGTTCCGCAAGGACGAGTACGCGGCGGCCGGCCTCAAGTCCGTGCCGCTCGAGCGGGGCGATGACTCCAGCCGCCTGCAGATCGTCCTCTACCTGGTGGCGCTGGTGCCCATGACGCTGCTGCCCTTCCAGCTGCGCATCGCCGGAGGCTGGTACCTGTCGGCCGCGGTGGTGCTGGGCCTGTCGTTCCTCGGGCTGGGGGCCATGGGGCTCTTCCGGAGGCTGGGAAGGACCTGGGCCCGCCAGACGTTCCTGTTCAGCCTGCTGTACCTGGCCGGCCTCTTCGCCGCGCTGATGCTCGACAGCGGGGGACACGGTTGATTCGAGGATGTCCACGGCCCTGAAGGCCCTCTCTCCGGCGCCTGGCCGCTCCGCGGCGCCCCTGCTCCAGCTCGACGGTCTCACCCGGCGCTTCAAGCAGCGGGTGGCGCTG
Encoded proteins:
- the cyoE gene encoding heme o synthase, with translation MSARAVSQSNIASDLLSLTKPRLSGLVIATTAGGMWLAPGELTVSRILVTLLATSGTVGAANALNCYWERHSDRFMARTRNRPLPSGRMEPAMALGFGLLLAAVSLPALALGANLLTAGLGLLALISYVLMYTPLKPRTSTAMLVGAVPGALPPLMGWTAVTGQIDAGGYVLFAILFLWQIPHFIAIALFRKDEYAAAGLKSVPLERGDDSSRLQIVLYLVALVPMTLLPFQLRIAGGWYLSAAVVLGLSFLGLGAMGLFRRLGRTWARQTFLFSLLYLAGLFAALMLDSGGHG